In the genome of Cucurbita pepo subsp. pepo cultivar mu-cu-16 unplaced genomic scaffold, ASM280686v2 Cp4.1_scaffold000139, whole genome shotgun sequence, one region contains:
- the LOC111784015 gene encoding putative disease resistance protein RGA3, which produces MAEFLWTFAVQEVLKKTVKLAAEQIGLAWGFEEELSKLKDSLLMAQAILRDVDRMKPDLDSLKLWVNNLEDIVFEADILLNELAYEDVRRKVEIEKDRMSRETLVVLPIVGTGGLGKTTLVKEVFHHDMIRKSFDTFIWVCVSDPFKINKILRAIMGSLNPTFGGSDEREVILRELQNLLSVKKYFLVLDDVWNEEHILWNELRACLLKINQNVGSAIVVTTRSDKVAEIMETNYRHHLRPLPDDHCWSLFEKCAFESDLPIIPNIIRGQLVKKFGGIPLVVKVLGGMVKSCKNDDELQSTLKNLVRIELPKEDLILSTIKLSVDRLPSSSLKQCFAYCSNFPPNYCFYKEALVQMWVAQGFIQLPNGSNITVEDIGARYFDILLSRSLFQDVVRDKRGKIKYCKMHDHIYEVACAISNDQSLRGDLVTDEESQGGVLSIRKRRRTVYYCENLSFDNQDMITNFIYLRVLIIHYGFITELPDTITKLKHLRYLDISKLYHLRTLKLGRDVKLPTKLRKLVNLRHLEFNLFRSHQSKQMPKHLSRMTQLQTLSGFLVGCDDGCKIEELGHLKDLKGKFSLLHLEQVKSKTEAMAANLVDKEKISDLYFEWSFEREDCGENDLNVLEGLQPHKSLQALRIHNFGGELLPNGIFVENLVELTLYRCKRCETLPMIGQLPKLEVLEIRELSGIKSIGDKFYRNYRESRTLFPKLKTFEILHMESLEEWEEVATISSCITFPHLESLAIRFCLKLTNIPDIFATYGQRLEADTINVRFFSSFQSPPKLRSLHIHNCTSLIKLPNWLEFYSSLEDLWIGDFFDDISPPNLQNMQNLSSLGIKNFPNLSEGLGGIHNLKTLVIKGPMLGYDWSRFIPFNLLEVLKLHETGTNSLTQLPQQLELLTGLRSLHIENFNDIESLPEWLGNITSLETLELCRCRNLKNLPSRKAMSNLTKLNRLRAYECSLLEVGEGTHVL; this is translated from the exons ATGGCGGAATTTCTGTGGACATTTGCTGTACAAGAAGTGTTGAAGAAGACGGTGAAGCTGGCGGCTGAGCAGATCGGCCTGGCATGGGGATTCGAGGAGGAACTCTCAAAGTTGAAGGACTCTTTACTCATGGCGCAAGCCATCCTAAGGGATGTTGATAGAATGAAGCCAGATCTTGACTCCCTGAAGCTATGGGTGAATAACCTTGAAGATATCGTCTTCGAAGCTGATATTTTACTCAATGAGCTTGCTTATGAAGACGTTCGACGCAAAGTGGAAATCGAGAAAGATAGGATG AGTCGAGAAACTCTAGTTGTTTTACCCATTGTTGGTACGGGTGGATTAGGAAAAACAACTCTTGTGAAGGAGGTTTTCCATCATGATATGATAAGGAAGAGTTTCGATACATTTATATGGGTATGTGTATCTGATCCTtttaaaatcaacaaaattttaagagcAATCATGGGATCATTGAATCCTACATTTGGTGGCTCAGATGAAAGGGAAGTTATTCTTCGAGAGCTCCAAAATTTGTTGAGCGTCAAAAAGTATTTTCTTGTGCTTGATGACGTTTGGAATGAGGAACACATTCTATGGAATGAGTTGAGGGCTTGTTTGCTAAAGATCAATCAAAATGTTGGAAGTGCTATAGTTGTGACTACGAGGAGTGATAAAGTTGCAGAAATTATGGAGACAAATTACAGACATCATTTGAGGCCGTTACCAGATGACCATTGTTGgtctttatttgaaaaatgtgcATTTGAAAGTGATTTACCAATAATTCCTAATATCATTCGAGGACAGcttgttaaaaaatttggtggTATACCATTGGTTGTGAAAGTGTTGGGAGGAATGGTGAAATCATGCAAGAACGATGATGAATTGCAATCGACTTTGAAAAATCTTGTGAGAATTGAATTACCAAAGGAAGATCTTATTTTATCCACAATCAAATTAAGTGTGGACCGTCTACCATCTTCCTCATTGAAACAATGTTTTGCCTACTGTTCAAATTTTCCACCAAACTATTGCTTCTACAAGGAAGCACTTGTTCAGATGTGGGTAGCACAGGGGTTTATTCAACTACCCAATGGAAGCAATATAACGGTGGAGGATATTGGAGCGAGGTATTTCGATATTTTATTGTCTCGCTCTTTGTTTCAAGATGTTGTCAGGgacaaaagaggaaaaattaaatattgtaaGATGCATGATCATATATATGAGGTTGCATGTGCTATTTCAAATGATCAAAGTTTGAGAGGGGACCTTGTAACGGATGAAGAATCTCAAGGTGGTGTTCTTTCGATCcgtaaaagaagaagaacagttTATTATTGTGAAAATTTATCCTTTGATAATCAAGATATGATCACCAACTTTATCTACTTGCGcgttttaattattcattatgGGTTCATAACTGAACTGCCAGATACCATCACTAAATTGAAGCATTTGAGATATCTTGACATTTCGAAGCTTTACCATTTGCGGACTTTGAAGCTTGGAAGGGATGTAAAGCTTCCTACGAAGTTGAGAAAGTTGGTCAATTTAAGGCATTTagaatttaatctttttcgTTCACATCAAAGTAAGCAAATGCCTAAACATTTAAGTCGAATGACTCAACTTCAAACGCTTTCTGGTTTTCTAGTTGGGTGTGATGACGGATGTAAGATTGAGGAGCTTGGACATTTAAAAGACCTTAAAGGTAAATTTAGTCTTTTACATCTCGAGCAAGTCAAAAGTAAAACGGAGGCCATGGCTGCAAATTTAGTAGATAAGGAAAAAATTTCGGATCTATATTTTGAATGGAGTTTTGAAAGAGAAGACTGTGGTGAGAATGATTTGAATGTGTTGGAAGGGCTTCAACCACACAAAAGCCTTCAAGCATTGAGGATTCATAATTTTGGAGGTGAACTTCTACCCAATggtatttttgttgaaaactTGGTTGAGCTAACTCTATACCGCTGCAAAAGATGTGAAACTTTACCAATGATTGGACAGTTGCCTAAACTTGAGGTTCTTGAAATTCGTGAGCTAAGTGGTATAAAAAGTATTGGAGACAAATTTTATAGGAATTATCGCGAAAGCAGAACTTTATTTCCTAAATTGAAGacatttgaaattttgcaCATGGAGAGTTTAGAGGAGTGGGAAGAAGTTGCTACTATTTCGAGTTGTATAACTTTTCCTCATCTTGAAAGTTTGGCGATTCGTTTTTGCCTAAAACTAACGAATATTCCAGACATTTTTGCAACTTATGGTCAAAGGTTGGAAGCTGACACTATTAATGTCAGGTTCTTTTCAAGCTTTCAAAGTCCTCCAAAGCTTCGATCTCTACACATTCATAATTGTACAAGTTTGATAAAGCTACCAAATTGGTTAGAATTCTATAGCTCACTCGAAGATTTGTGGATAGGCGACTTTTTTGATGATATTTCTCCTCCAAATTTGCAAAATATGCAAAACTTGTCTTCATTAGGAATAAAAAACTTCCCTAATTTATCAGAGGGGCTTGGTGGTATTCATAACTTGAAAACATTGGTAATTAAAGGGCCAATGTTGGGTTATGATTGGAGTCGATTCATACCCTTCAATTTGCTTGAAGTTCTTAAGTTGCATGAAACAGGAACTAATAGTTTGACACAACTTCCTCAACAACTTGAGCTTCTCACTGGTTTAAGATCGTTGCATATTGAGAATTTTAATGACATTGAATCTTTGCCGGAATGGTTAGGAAACATTACATCTTTGGAGACATTAGAATTATGTAGGtgcagaaatttgaaaaacttgCCCTCGAGAAAAGCCATGTCAAATCTGACTAAATTGAATCGTTTAAGAGCGTATGAATGTTCCTTGCTTGAAGTTGGTGAAGGAACTCATGTACTCTAA